One segment of Rubripirellula amarantea DNA contains the following:
- a CDS encoding arylsulfatase — protein MQYRGRSRCLVFFACLTLFWFGTASSASQPNVIVVMTDDQGYGEFSCHGNPITATQNIDRLASQSIRLTDFHVAPMCTPTRGQLLTGLDAFRNNASNVSSGRTLLRSDLPTIANVFQDAGYRTGIFGKWHLGDNYPYRPQDRGFEETLWFPSSHINSVPDYWDNDYFDDTYSHNGKRERFPGYCTDVFFSQAKEWIAKPDDRPFFAYIALNAAHWPWFVPEKYRDSIRQSLKSHPEVVRHLNAKQKESLVSFLAMGSNIGENVGELDHFLRHRDLFDDTIVVFLTDNGSTMGPDYYNAGMRGKKTQLWEGGHRVPCFIRWPGGPINQPRDIDALTHVQDLLPTLADLADITNLPADLDGISLAPILRGEQETLPDRMLVINYSRMPGMKAEYTSGNPAIPARDGAGVLWKKWRFLENRKLYNIDYDPHQDHDVADQHPEVVKRMRSHLDRWWDGVKDDVMTPQRVIIGSKAENPTLLTACEWLDVFVDQQTQVRRAERKNGTWHLSVANAGVFSLELRRWPRESNLELQASIPETKVTDGTYAEGRSLPVQRATLQVGGQTFELTPESDQQSFQIQTALPAGQIEIRTSFLDSSGAEICGAYYLYVQRL, from the coding sequence ATGCAATACCGCGGCAGATCACGTTGCCTTGTCTTTTTTGCGTGCCTGACCTTGTTTTGGTTCGGCACTGCATCAAGTGCATCGCAGCCCAACGTGATAGTCGTGATGACCGACGATCAGGGATACGGTGAGTTTTCGTGTCACGGTAATCCGATCACTGCAACGCAGAACATCGACCGCCTCGCGTCCCAGAGCATTCGACTAACGGACTTTCACGTCGCGCCCATGTGCACTCCAACACGAGGTCAATTGTTGACCGGCCTCGATGCGTTTCGTAATAACGCCAGCAACGTTAGCAGTGGACGGACACTGTTACGGTCTGATTTGCCAACAATCGCGAATGTGTTTCAGGACGCAGGTTATCGCACTGGGATCTTTGGCAAATGGCATCTGGGCGACAACTACCCTTATCGTCCGCAAGATCGTGGATTTGAAGAAACGCTGTGGTTTCCTTCGTCGCACATCAACAGTGTTCCCGATTACTGGGACAACGATTATTTCGACGATACCTACTCACACAATGGAAAACGCGAAAGGTTCCCAGGTTACTGCACGGACGTTTTCTTTTCGCAAGCCAAAGAATGGATTGCAAAACCCGATGATCGCCCCTTCTTCGCATACATCGCACTCAACGCGGCCCATTGGCCCTGGTTCGTCCCCGAGAAGTACCGCGATTCGATACGCCAATCACTGAAGAGCCACCCCGAAGTTGTCCGCCATCTCAATGCAAAACAGAAAGAGAGCTTGGTGAGCTTCTTAGCGATGGGATCAAACATCGGCGAGAACGTTGGCGAACTCGATCACTTCCTACGTCATCGCGATCTGTTCGACGATACGATCGTCGTGTTCTTAACTGACAACGGAAGCACGATGGGTCCAGACTATTACAACGCTGGCATGCGTGGCAAAAAGACGCAACTATGGGAAGGGGGGCACCGCGTGCCATGCTTCATTCGCTGGCCGGGTGGACCGATCAATCAACCGCGTGATATTGATGCCTTAACTCATGTGCAAGACTTGCTGCCAACTCTGGCGGACTTGGCTGACATAACGAACCTTCCTGCGGACCTCGATGGCATCAGTTTGGCTCCGATTCTAAGAGGTGAACAAGAAACGTTGCCCGATCGGATGCTCGTGATCAACTACAGCCGCATGCCGGGCATGAAAGCCGAATACACATCCGGAAATCCAGCGATCCCAGCTCGAGACGGTGCGGGTGTGCTTTGGAAGAAGTGGCGTTTTCTTGAAAATCGAAAACTGTACAACATCGACTACGACCCTCATCAAGATCACGATGTTGCTGATCAGCATCCTGAAGTGGTGAAACGAATGCGATCGCATTTAGATCGTTGGTGGGACGGCGTCAAAGACGACGTTATGACACCTCAACGAGTCATCATCGGAAGTAAAGCCGAAAACCCAACTTTGCTTACCGCTTGCGAATGGCTCGATGTATTCGTGGATCAACAAACTCAGGTGCGTCGAGCGGAACGGAAAAACGGCACGTGGCACTTAAGTGTTGCCAATGCCGGCGTGTTTTCCTTGGAGCTTCGACGCTGGCCTCGTGAGTCCAATCTAGAATTGCAAGCGTCGATCCCCGAGACCAAAGTGACGGACGGCACGTACGCGGAGGGCCGCTCACTTCCCGTCCAGCGAGCAACCCTACAGGTTGGTGGACAAACCTTTGAATTAACACCGGAATCAGATCAGCAATCGTTTCAAATTCAAACCGCATTGCCGGCGGGGCAGATTGAAATTCGCACCTCGTTTCTGGATTCATCCGGTGCGGAGATTTGCGGTGCGTACTACCTGTACGTTCAAAGGCTCTGA
- a CDS encoding DUF1552 domain-containing protein — translation MNHFQRSLAINDSARIHRRQLLRGMGAAAIALPMLEAMGPTVGQRALGASNEEAPKRFVVMNAGLGFHAPHLFPQSPGQLKPSTPYLAAVQDNLDKITLLGGLSHPEQQGNNGHASSLTILTSAMRPGLAGFRNTISLDQLIAQHIGIQTRFPYLALSTRGGSSLSWTASGVSVPSESSPEKLFKALFFEGSSSQMADEIAAIKRGRSILDTVGSRARELETKVSRQDRRKLDEYLSSIRDLETRLQQSEGWVKRPKPKVNVESPVDIRDKDEAIERQRMLYDIIVLALQTDSTRTITFELGGLNSVPKIEGVSSDWHGLSHHGKDPTKIEELRLIEEAEFTVFNEFLSKLRAIDESGQSLLDETAVLFASNLGNASAHDWHNLPIVVAGGGYRHGQYVAHDSANNTPLANLFVSFAQRMGLELDTFGTSTAAGVKGLDT, via the coding sequence ATGAATCATTTCCAAAGAAGCCTCGCCATCAACGATTCGGCGCGTATTCACCGACGTCAACTCTTACGTGGGATGGGTGCAGCGGCGATTGCATTGCCGATGCTGGAAGCCATGGGACCGACCGTCGGGCAACGTGCATTGGGTGCATCGAATGAAGAAGCCCCCAAACGCTTCGTGGTCATGAATGCCGGACTTGGCTTCCACGCTCCTCACCTGTTTCCGCAATCGCCCGGCCAACTAAAGCCGTCAACGCCATACTTGGCGGCGGTCCAAGATAACCTCGACAAGATAACTTTGTTGGGCGGACTTTCGCATCCCGAGCAACAAGGCAACAACGGCCACGCTTCTTCGCTAACGATCCTGACATCAGCGATGCGACCTGGATTAGCTGGTTTTCGAAATACCATTTCTCTCGATCAACTGATCGCCCAGCACATCGGCATTCAAACTCGGTTTCCCTATTTGGCGCTTTCCACCCGTGGTGGGAGCTCTCTTTCGTGGACCGCTAGCGGCGTCAGCGTCCCAAGCGAAAGTTCACCTGAAAAACTATTCAAGGCATTGTTCTTTGAAGGCAGTTCATCGCAGATGGCTGATGAGATCGCAGCGATCAAACGAGGACGCAGCATCTTAGATACTGTGGGTTCTCGCGCACGAGAACTTGAAACGAAAGTAAGCCGTCAAGATCGTCGTAAACTAGACGAGTACCTTTCGTCGATTCGCGATCTGGAAACCCGCTTGCAGCAAAGTGAGGGATGGGTGAAGCGCCCCAAACCGAAAGTCAATGTGGAATCCCCCGTCGACATTCGTGACAAGGATGAAGCAATCGAACGTCAACGAATGCTCTATGACATTATCGTTCTTGCTTTGCAAACCGATTCCACTCGAACGATCACTTTCGAATTGGGTGGACTAAATTCCGTTCCTAAAATTGAAGGCGTTTCCAGCGATTGGCACGGACTTTCTCATCACGGAAAAGACCCGACCAAGATAGAAGAGTTGCGATTAATCGAAGAAGCGGAGTTCACTGTCTTCAACGAATTCCTTAGCAAGCTACGCGCGATCGACGAATCCGGTCAAAGCCTCCTTGATGAAACCGCAGTATTGTTCGCGTCGAACTTGGGCAACGCCAGTGCTCACGATTGGCACAACCTTCCGATTGTCGTTGCGGGCGGCGGCTATCGACATGGGCAATACGTTGCTCATGATTCGGCAAATAATACGCCGCTTGCCAATTTGTTCGTCTCGTTCGCTCAACGGATGGGATTGGAATTGGACACGTTTGGAACAAGCACTGCCGCCGGCGTAAAAGGGCTAGATACCTGA
- a CDS encoding DUF1592 domain-containing protein, translating to MSTPFHSPFAILLPSLVLFLIGPSLCGANGDLNRSTLDPFLNQHCGDCHANGQSEGGFDLESLQNDLNKAATFAKWERVFDRVHDQEMPPEDVATVSPADRQLFDDTLSASLSKAHAANKGTVYRRLNRREYQNTMNDIFGTKLNLVDRLPEDGRSHEFDNVGDALGISMVHLQQYLEAADEVMNAAIEKTAERPPMQTVAASYADTMEGKRFIGNLWKKLPDDSVVFFARMGYPTGMLRGTEVKPPGRYTIRVTGYAYQSDKPITIRVGGTSFRRGSEKLTYGFTELAPGEPTTVELQADIEDRYMIEIDPWGIDTGSYNLRKDGIEGYRGPGAAIRKVELIGPILEEFPGRGHQLLLDQFVRSPIKTKKWQREQAFELQSDDPNASARKTLFRLANLAFRRPVLASDVERYVDLFQKQLDQGASLENALRTAVAAVFCSPDFLYFNEPDGWLDDHAIANRLAYFLTRSAPDGELRRSADKGELKTNPSALINQVRRLIDGEHNDRFVNDFCDAWLNLRDMDFTSPDQQLFPEYDQFLHQSMIDETRAFVSKLIRDNLPIGNLVQSDFAMLNERLARHYEIENVHGPEIRAVTLPKDSIRGGLLSQASVLKVSANGTNTSPVVRGVWVMERILGKPPQPPPPGIPGIEPDIRGATTLRELLDKHRDLDSCRSCHTMIDPPGFALECFDPIGGYRERFRSLGEGEKVQLEISGRKVRYKLGPAVDASGELPDGRSFDDYREFRAHLAADSDTIATSFVTKLLTFATGRDMGFSDRPEISKIVAQSKSKGYRVGDLIEHVVTSNVFRKK from the coding sequence ATGAGTACACCTTTTCATTCCCCATTCGCGATTCTGCTGCCGTCGCTTGTCTTGTTCCTGATCGGCCCCAGCTTATGCGGGGCGAATGGTGATCTGAACCGCTCGACTCTCGATCCGTTCCTGAATCAGCACTGCGGTGACTGTCACGCCAACGGGCAGAGTGAAGGCGGCTTCGATTTAGAATCGCTGCAGAACGACTTGAATAAGGCCGCAACTTTTGCGAAGTGGGAACGAGTCTTTGATCGTGTTCACGATCAGGAGATGCCACCGGAGGACGTGGCCACGGTTTCCCCTGCGGATCGTCAATTGTTCGATGACACGCTGAGCGCATCCCTGTCTAAGGCTCACGCCGCAAACAAAGGCACGGTCTACCGTCGCCTCAATCGGCGCGAATATCAAAATACGATGAACGATATCTTTGGTACGAAGCTGAACTTAGTGGATCGCTTGCCAGAAGATGGCCGATCGCATGAGTTCGATAACGTGGGCGACGCTCTCGGAATTTCGATGGTCCACTTGCAGCAATACCTCGAAGCAGCGGACGAGGTAATGAACGCCGCCATTGAAAAAACTGCCGAACGTCCTCCGATGCAAACCGTTGCCGCATCCTATGCTGACACAATGGAGGGAAAACGGTTCATCGGGAACCTATGGAAGAAGTTGCCCGATGATTCCGTCGTATTTTTTGCAAGAATGGGTTACCCGACGGGGATGTTGCGGGGCACAGAAGTCAAACCACCGGGGCGATACACTATTCGCGTAACGGGATACGCGTACCAAAGCGATAAGCCGATCACGATTCGCGTTGGTGGAACCAGTTTCCGACGAGGTTCAGAAAAGTTGACCTACGGCTTCACCGAACTGGCTCCGGGAGAACCCACTACCGTTGAACTGCAAGCGGACATCGAAGATCGTTACATGATCGAGATCGATCCTTGGGGCATCGACACAGGAAGCTACAACTTGCGAAAAGATGGAATCGAAGGATACCGGGGTCCTGGTGCCGCGATTCGCAAAGTGGAATTGATCGGCCCGATCCTCGAAGAATTTCCCGGCCGTGGTCACCAACTTTTACTTGACCAATTTGTTCGCTCGCCAATCAAGACAAAAAAGTGGCAACGAGAACAGGCTTTTGAACTGCAATCCGACGACCCAAACGCATCGGCGCGGAAAACCCTCTTTCGTCTCGCCAACCTGGCGTTTCGCCGTCCGGTTCTGGCAAGCGATGTTGAACGTTATGTAGATTTGTTCCAGAAGCAACTTGATCAAGGGGCATCGCTAGAAAATGCCTTGCGAACCGCGGTCGCTGCGGTTTTCTGTTCACCAGATTTCCTGTACTTCAACGAACCAGATGGTTGGCTGGACGACCATGCCATCGCAAATCGCTTGGCCTACTTTCTTACACGTTCCGCACCTGATGGGGAATTGAGGCGATCGGCAGACAAAGGTGAGTTGAAGACCAATCCTTCTGCGTTGATCAATCAAGTTCGGCGCTTGATTGACGGTGAGCATAACGACCGGTTCGTGAACGATTTTTGTGATGCATGGCTCAACTTGCGTGACATGGATTTCACCAGCCCCGATCAACAATTGTTTCCTGAATACGATCAGTTTTTGCATCAGTCGATGATCGACGAAACGCGAGCCTTTGTCAGCAAGTTGATCCGGGACAACCTGCCGATTGGGAACCTTGTCCAATCGGACTTTGCGATGCTTAACGAACGACTCGCGCGGCACTACGAAATCGAAAACGTACACGGTCCCGAAATTCGCGCAGTGACGTTGCCCAAAGATAGTATCCGCGGGGGTTTGCTCAGTCAGGCGAGCGTGTTGAAAGTTTCGGCCAACGGTACCAACACATCCCCGGTCGTTCGCGGCGTGTGGGTGATGGAACGAATTCTAGGCAAGCCACCTCAACCGCCCCCGCCCGGAATCCCCGGCATCGAGCCAGACATTCGAGGCGCGACAACGCTGCGAGAACTCTTGGACAAGCATCGCGACTTAGACAGTTGCCGAAGTTGCCACACGATGATTGACCCGCCAGGATTCGCGTTGGAATGCTTTGATCCGATCGGTGGCTATCGGGAAAGATTCCGCAGTCTCGGTGAAGGGGAAAAGGTTCAGCTTGAAATCAGTGGCCGCAAAGTCAGGTACAAGCTCGGCCCTGCAGTCGACGCCAGCGGCGAGTTACCTGATGGACGATCGTTCGATGATTACCGCGAATTTCGTGCACATCTTGCTGCTGACTCGGATACGATTGCCACATCCTTCGTGACTAAATTGCTGACCTTCGCAACCGGTCGGGACATGGGTTTTTCGGATCGACCTGAAATATCCAAAATTGTTGCTCAATCAAAATCTAAAGGCTATCGGGTGGGAGATTTGATCGAGCATGTCGTCACTAGCAATGTGTTCCGAAAAAAGTAA
- a CDS encoding TolC family protein — protein MSSLLTSTCLLGCASGKQPQRPDTVASTTTTPAMADRNGRSSTSNADYRPSITRSPFQVVSALLASDDLDPYTAQATKPADVSEGLIAEVEAAIEQSHQRELGIESQLPAQTSDYHRPFNSAQTPENFRDLTEAEMLAVALANSPVLRPLGVQVLANPEAVTTTYDPQIAATDPFFGPQAALSEFDSRLSLTANAQNNDRVFNNTIVGGNAQELTQDLATVNAGLQKRTLSGATIQLGANHLYDNNNRTGNLFQNYWETQWEAGVRQPLLQGAGRNFNLIAGPNAQPGFNFSNGIVIARLNVKVTEADFEIEVRDFVRDLYATYWQLQQQYAVYQSVREAEDLAYRTWQAVLARRNASVLGGEANKEAQARARYYSFLRQRQTALGGESGQGGLYVVERRLRMLMGIAIVDGQLLRPVDDASTARFAFDFDGLVGRAMDQRTELTRQSLRVRQQELKMLAAKNFLLPQLDLIGRYRMRGFGDDLTGEGSRFSSAYNDLTSLDHQEWEFGVEMGVAAGRRQAKAAVRNALLQLNREQTVLAEQQRSVRHEVADAHAEVASSFAALEATLAQVDAARDRLAASQAQYEADKIQIEFLLDAQEELLRAETQLASDLSRYALSLVNIGTATGSLLNDLGIFISNSGCGSHPVYAGT, from the coding sequence GTGTCGTCGCTGCTAACATCGACGTGCCTGCTTGGTTGTGCGTCCGGAAAGCAACCGCAACGTCCCGATACCGTCGCGTCTACAACGACCACACCCGCGATGGCAGATCGCAACGGGCGATCGAGCACTTCGAACGCCGACTACCGGCCCAGCATCACGCGCTCGCCCTTTCAAGTCGTTTCCGCATTATTGGCGAGCGATGACCTAGATCCTTACACTGCGCAAGCCACCAAACCGGCAGACGTAAGCGAAGGGTTGATCGCCGAAGTTGAAGCGGCAATCGAACAAAGTCATCAGCGAGAGCTCGGCATCGAAAGCCAGTTACCAGCGCAAACTTCGGACTACCATCGCCCTTTCAACTCGGCGCAAACCCCCGAAAACTTTCGCGACCTCACCGAAGCCGAAATGTTAGCCGTCGCTCTGGCTAACAGTCCGGTCCTTCGACCGCTTGGGGTTCAGGTCCTTGCCAACCCCGAGGCAGTGACGACGACGTACGATCCGCAGATCGCCGCAACGGATCCTTTCTTTGGGCCTCAAGCCGCGCTATCGGAATTCGATTCTCGCCTAAGCCTGACCGCTAATGCCCAAAACAACGATCGCGTTTTCAACAACACCATCGTGGGCGGAAACGCTCAAGAACTGACCCAGGACTTAGCCACCGTCAACGCAGGACTACAAAAGCGAACGCTTTCAGGTGCCACGATTCAACTGGGTGCCAATCACCTTTACGACAATAACAACCGAACCGGCAACCTGTTTCAAAACTATTGGGAAACTCAGTGGGAAGCCGGCGTGCGGCAACCACTCTTGCAAGGTGCCGGCCGAAACTTCAACTTGATTGCTGGCCCCAACGCTCAACCAGGGTTTAACTTTTCAAACGGTATCGTCATTGCTCGGCTGAACGTCAAAGTGACCGAAGCCGACTTTGAAATTGAAGTCCGCGATTTCGTGCGAGACCTGTACGCGACGTACTGGCAACTTCAACAACAATACGCCGTTTACCAAAGTGTTCGCGAGGCGGAAGACCTTGCCTACAGAACATGGCAAGCCGTCTTGGCTCGGCGAAACGCCAGCGTCCTAGGCGGCGAAGCCAACAAGGAAGCGCAGGCTCGTGCACGCTACTACAGTTTCCTTCGGCAACGACAAACAGCCCTCGGTGGAGAATCCGGCCAAGGTGGCTTGTATGTGGTCGAACGAAGGCTGCGAATGTTAATGGGCATCGCTATCGTGGACGGACAACTGCTGCGTCCCGTGGACGATGCCTCGACAGCGAGATTCGCGTTTGACTTCGACGGCTTAGTCGGACGAGCCATGGATCAACGAACGGAACTAACGCGCCAATCGTTGCGAGTGCGTCAGCAAGAGTTGAAGATGTTGGCCGCCAAAAACTTCCTGCTACCACAACTAGACTTGATCGGTCGCTATCGCATGCGAGGCTTTGGTGACGATCTAACCGGCGAAGGCTCGCGATTTTCCAGTGCGTATAACGACCTAACGTCTCTCGACCACCAAGAATGGGAATTCGGCGTCGAAATGGGTGTAGCGGCAGGACGACGCCAAGCGAAAGCGGCTGTTCGCAATGCATTGTTGCAACTCAATCGCGAGCAAACCGTGCTTGCCGAACAACAAAGATCAGTACGACACGAAGTCGCCGATGCACACGCAGAAGTTGCTTCAAGCTTCGCTGCTCTCGAGGCCACGTTGGCTCAAGTCGATGCTGCTCGTGACCGGCTGGCTGCATCCCAAGCGCAATACGAAGCCGACAAGATTCAAATCGAATTCCTACTCGACGCGCAAGAGGAACTGCTTCGAGCGGAAACTCAATTGGCGTCTGATCTTTCTCGCTACGCTCTTTCCCTGGTTAATATTGGCACGGCCACGGGCTCATTGCTGAACGACCTGGGCATCTTTATCAGCAACAGCGGCTGCGGCAGCCATCCAGTCTACGCGGGGACCTAG
- a CDS encoding ABC transporter permease has product MNSSPSQTSAGFSLRRMVGRSLRHDWRISLAVALGVATATAVITGALLVGDSMRGSLRSLTIERLGSTESIVAPGGFFVSDGVAPSEWDPVALIFFPSGIAEAKSESGRVRRAGSVQIIGCDANFWDLDVLETKPASLPGENSVVLNQSAASELGVVKGDEITVRLPTEQAVPADSPLGRRDLSSEGLPRMVVADIIDDQGLGRFSITASQASPQNIYLSRALVGEVLDRDGQANMLLFDRKVNMDAMQVDLEDLGLSLRKIHRTFESEDGQEQTVFQYDSLTSDQLLLPEPVVRVIKNEFSSDQILEVTTYLANAIEKRGAEQEIVASVPYSTITGIDPSEWLPLNYELPEDTAEGVVPLVINDWTAKQLDVKVGDPLRVAYFEPEVENGKEIERSFEAVVTQVVPITEPAKPYRRNRDAVFDQMPTLYNDSDLTPLVPGVTDQESISDWDLPFQLERTISKADDAYWNNHRLTPKAFMPLADAKRFFGSRFGETTGIRFEELTETESEGLREKLSHLLRPHWGELGWTVRPIREQQLKASKGTTPFDGLFLALSFFVIVSAILLIAMLFRLGLIQRTRQIGTLMATGWTGGRVRRWLLGESAVVATVGAILGVVGGILYAMGVLAALRSYWVGAVTVPFLKFHWTPISLIGGGLAGWSVAMLTIVWTTRSLLRCQPQTLLRGEDVDTALPSTTIVSGKSRPEKTTRRFPLLAGIILILAVIAAVAGAMVGGQAAAGGFVVSGMMLLVAGMLLIYAKLKHPRRLHHPRRLHHQGSHSASSNVDRASRFTLGQMASRNASRRPLRSAMTIGLMASASFLIIAINAFQLRPDDRGIGGYELIAQSAHPVYRDIDDASVRSEMMGPDAKDLDGVSIVSMRLRLEQDASCNNLYQATKPTVLGIPRSLSAQLESRDPDKRFQWASTAALAQDQSPWDLLSVAAEGTEQDPIPVVIDQNTAMWSLQMLGGVGEVKAFEYEDNKPVYFRVVGLLANSVLQGKLMIGEANFETSFPDISGYRYFLVGGGRASDGDEKMNAIVESLESRFSDVGMDVSSSRDVLAGMLAVQNTYLRTFQSLGALGLLLGTIGLAVTQMRSVLERRKELAVMRANGFTQQRLGTVLMTETASLLITGIGLGVVCAVLAVLPHAWLAGIRPPLIEPVVMVVLIMAFGMLAGVFAVRRVSSMSLLESLRSE; this is encoded by the coding sequence GTGAATTCATCTCCTTCGCAAACGTCAGCCGGTTTTTCACTTCGGCGAATGGTCGGTCGATCGCTGCGTCATGATTGGCGAATTTCCCTTGCGGTAGCCTTGGGAGTGGCAACTGCCACTGCGGTGATCACGGGGGCATTGTTGGTTGGCGATTCGATGCGGGGGAGCCTGCGTTCGTTGACCATAGAACGGCTTGGCAGCACCGAGTCGATCGTAGCGCCCGGCGGATTCTTCGTTTCCGATGGTGTCGCGCCGTCGGAATGGGATCCGGTAGCGTTGATCTTCTTTCCCAGTGGAATTGCGGAAGCAAAGTCCGAATCCGGGCGTGTACGTCGCGCCGGATCGGTTCAAATCATCGGCTGCGATGCCAATTTTTGGGACTTGGATGTTTTAGAGACTAAGCCTGCGTCCCTGCCCGGTGAAAACAGTGTGGTCTTAAACCAATCAGCCGCATCCGAATTGGGCGTAGTCAAAGGTGACGAGATCACAGTGCGTTTGCCCACCGAGCAAGCAGTGCCCGCGGATAGCCCCCTTGGCCGGCGAGATCTCAGCAGCGAGGGTTTGCCACGGATGGTTGTGGCCGACATCATCGACGACCAAGGACTCGGGCGTTTTTCAATCACCGCGTCTCAGGCATCGCCGCAAAACATTTACCTCAGTCGAGCTTTGGTAGGTGAAGTCCTTGACCGCGATGGACAAGCCAACATGTTGTTGTTTGATCGCAAAGTCAACATGGATGCGATGCAAGTGGACTTGGAAGACCTTGGATTGTCGCTGCGGAAAATTCACCGCACTTTCGAATCCGAGGATGGTCAAGAACAAACGGTGTTTCAATACGACTCGCTGACCAGCGATCAACTGTTGCTTCCCGAGCCCGTCGTTCGCGTGATTAAGAATGAGTTTTCCAGTGACCAAATTCTTGAAGTCACCACGTATCTTGCCAACGCGATTGAGAAACGCGGTGCCGAACAAGAGATCGTCGCATCGGTTCCTTACAGCACCATTACGGGAATCGATCCGAGTGAATGGCTTCCCCTAAATTACGAGCTCCCCGAAGACACCGCGGAAGGGGTGGTGCCTTTGGTTATCAATGATTGGACAGCCAAGCAGCTCGACGTGAAAGTTGGTGACCCGTTGCGAGTCGCTTACTTTGAACCAGAAGTTGAAAACGGCAAAGAGATCGAGCGTAGTTTTGAAGCCGTCGTTACTCAAGTGGTCCCGATCACCGAGCCGGCCAAGCCGTACCGACGAAATCGTGATGCGGTGTTTGATCAAATGCCAACGCTCTACAACGATTCGGATTTAACGCCCCTTGTGCCAGGTGTCACCGACCAAGAATCGATTAGCGATTGGGACTTACCCTTTCAACTCGAGCGGACCATCTCCAAGGCAGACGATGCCTATTGGAACAATCATCGGCTGACACCCAAAGCCTTCATGCCACTAGCCGACGCGAAGCGTTTCTTTGGTAGCCGTTTTGGTGAAACAACTGGCATCCGTTTCGAAGAGCTAACGGAAACCGAAAGTGAAGGCTTGCGGGAGAAACTTTCCCATCTGCTCAGGCCGCATTGGGGAGAACTTGGTTGGACAGTTCGACCGATTCGTGAACAGCAGTTAAAAGCGTCCAAGGGAACCACGCCCTTTGACGGTCTGTTCTTAGCGCTCAGTTTCTTTGTGATTGTTTCTGCAATCCTGTTGATCGCAATGCTATTTCGACTCGGGTTGATTCAACGCACTCGGCAAATCGGCACCCTAATGGCCACGGGATGGACCGGCGGTCGTGTGCGTCGGTGGTTGCTGGGGGAAAGTGCCGTCGTTGCAACCGTTGGAGCCATTTTAGGCGTGGTCGGCGGCATTCTTTATGCCATGGGTGTGCTGGCAGCACTGCGTTCCTACTGGGTCGGTGCCGTGACGGTTCCGTTCTTGAAATTTCATTGGACGCCCATCAGTTTGATCGGAGGCGGTTTGGCGGGGTGGTCGGTGGCCATGCTAACGATCGTTTGGACGACGCGGTCTCTGCTTCGATGCCAGCCTCAAACCTTGTTGCGCGGTGAAGATGTGGATACTGCATTGCCGAGCACAACGATCGTATCGGGGAAATCGCGGCCAGAAAAAACAACGCGTCGGTTTCCCCTACTTGCCGGGATCATCTTAATTCTTGCGGTGATTGCAGCGGTCGCGGGAGCGATGGTGGGTGGCCAAGCAGCGGCGGGCGGATTTGTGGTATCGGGAATGATGCTGTTGGTCGCTGGTATGTTGTTGATCTACGCCAAGTTGAAGCATCCTCGGCGTCTTCATCATCCTCGGCGTCTTCATCATCAAGGAAGTCACTCGGCATCATCGAACGTCGATCGTGCATCTCGCTTTACTTTGGGTCAAATGGCCTCGCGGAACGCGTCGCGACGTCCGCTCCGCAGCGCGATGACGATCGGGCTGATGGCGTCTGCGTCGTTCTTGATCATCGCCATCAATGCGTTTCAGTTAAGGCCGGATGATCGCGGTATCGGTGGTTACGAGTTGATCGCCCAGTCGGCTCACCCCGTTTATCGCGACATTGACGATGCCAGCGTTCGGTCGGAAATGATGGGCCCCGACGCCAAGGACCTCGATGGCGTTTCCATCGTCTCAATGCGTTTGCGGCTAGAACAAGATGCAAGTTGCAACAACCTGTATCAAGCCACCAAGCCAACCGTGTTGGGGATTCCCCGTTCGTTGTCGGCTCAGCTTGAAAGTCGCGATCCGGACAAGAGATTTCAATGGGCTTCGACGGCTGCGTTGGCACAAGATCAATCGCCCTGGGATTTGCTTAGCGTCGCTGCCGAGGGAACAGAACAAGACCCGATTCCTGTGGTCATCGACCAAAATACGGCAATGTGGAGTTTACAGATGCTCGGCGGTGTCGGTGAAGTAAAGGCGTTTGAGTACGAAGACAACAAGCCTGTCTATTTCCGCGTTGTTGGTCTGTTAGCGAACTCGGTGCTGCAGGGCAAGTTGATGATAGGGGAAGCGAACTTTGAAACATCGTTCCCTGACATCAGCGGCTACCGATACTTTTTGGTTGGCGGCGGTCGTGCATCCGATGGCGATGAAAAAATGAACGCGATTGTCGAATCGTTGGAAAGCCGTTTCAGCGATGTGGGGATGGACGTTTCTTCCTCACGCGATGTGCTAGCAGGTATGTTGGCGGTGCAGAACACTTATCTGCGAACCTTTCAAAGCTTGGGTGCGTTAGGACTGCTGTTGGGAACTATTGGTTTGGCGGTCACTCAAATGCGAAGTGTGCTTGAACGGCGTAAGGAGTTGGCCGTGATGCGGGCCAACGGATTCACTCAGCAGCGACTCGGAACGGTGTTGATGACCGAAACCGCTTCGCTCTTAATTACTGGAATCGGATTGGGAGTGGTGTGCGCGGTATTGGCCGTTTTACCTCACGCTTGGTTGGCCGGGATTCGTCCGCCGTTAATCGAGCCGGTGGTAATGGTGGTCTTGATCATGGCATTTGGAATGTTGGCCGGAGTGTTTGCGGTGCGCCGCGTCAGTTCAATGTCGTTACTCGAATCTTTGCGTAGTGAGTAG